One stretch of Punica granatum isolate Tunisia-2019 chromosome 5, ASM765513v2, whole genome shotgun sequence DNA includes these proteins:
- the LOC116208116 gene encoding U-box domain-containing protein 4 gives MDYSPPASHTNPEAETTPRSASSVIARALRLLQSADSDSKLQAAREIRRLTKTSQRCRRQLADAVRPLVSMLRLDSPELNEAALLALLNLAVKDETNKISIVDAGALGPIISFLQSISSELQEYAAAALLTLSASTVNKPVISSSGAIPLLVGILEGGSHQARIDALMALYNLSTHLDNLSIILEAQPVPAIVALLKSCRKSSKAAEKCTALIESLVSYEEGRTALTSEEGGVFTIVDVLENGSLQGREYAVGTLLTMCQSDRCKYRVPILEEGVIPGLLELTVQGTPKSQVKARTLLILLRDSPYPRSECQPDSLENIVCNIISHINGDDQSDKAKKMLAEMVQVSMEQSLRHLQQRALVYPPADMPLNSCTSEVSSK, from the exons ATGGACTACTCGCCCCCAGCGAGCCACACGAATCCGGAGGCTGAGACGACCCCTCGGTCGGCCTCGTCCGTCATCGCCCGAGCTCTCCGCCTCCTTCAATCCGCTGACTCCGACTCCAAGCTCCAGGCAGCTCGCGAGATTCGGCGCCTCACCAAGACCTCGCAGAGGTGTCGGCGCCAGCTCGCCGACGCTGTCAGACCCCTCGTCTCCATGCTCCGTCTCGACTCGCCCGAGCTAAACGAGGCTGCTCTACTCGCTCTCCTCAACCTCGCCGTCAAGGATGAGAc GAATAAGATTAGTATTGTGGACGCGGGTGCCCTCGGACCAATTATCAGCTTTCTCCAGTCAATTAGTTCCGAACTCCAAGAGTATGCAGCTGCAGCTTTGCTGACTCTATCTGCTTCAACAGTTAACAAGCCTGTTATAAGTTCTTCTGGAGCAATCCCTCTGTTGGTGGGAATTCTTGAAGGAGGGAGTCACCAGGCCAGGATTGATGCCTTGATGGCCCTTTACAATCTCTCTACACACCTTGATAATCTCAGCATCATTCTGGAAGCTCAACCTGTTCCTGCCATAGTAGCCTTACTGAAGTCATgtagaaaatcatcgaaagcTGCTGAAAAGTGCACTGCTCTTATAGAATCTTTAGTGAGTTATGAGGAGGGCAGAACTGCATTGACTTCAGAGGAGGGTGGAGTTTTCACTATAGTGGACGTGTTAGAGAATGGGTCCCTCCAAGGTCGGGAATATGCCGTGGGGACTCTGTTAACTATGTGCCAAAGCGATAGATGTAAATACAGAGTACCAATCCTGGAAGAAGGGGTGATCCCTGGTCTGCTTGAGCTTACTGTTCAAGGCACTCCCAAGTCTCAGGTAAAAGCTCGGACACTGTTGATATTGCTGAGGGACTCTCCATATCCACGGTCAGAGTGTCAGCCCGATTCTTTAGAAAACATCGTGTGCAATATCATCTCTCACATCAATGGAGATGACCAGTCCGATAAAGCCAAGAAGATGCTCGCAGAGATGGTGCAGGTTAGCATGGAACAGAGCTTGAGACATTTACAGCAAAGGGCCCTGGTATACCCGCCGGCTGATATGCCTCTTAACAGTTGCACTTCTGAAGTTTCCTCGAAGTGA
- the LOC116207659 gene encoding stress response protein NST1-like isoform X2, translating to MKRKKWSELEEQTLLDKYSEFSNSGALSKLKTREKKFKPIADHVNAVHHLQDPSAFPFKWSWRDVSIKVQNMRHQYLGVKQKIRVSNDEFNWKDGENHWENFLRYKQVFGDVELEVKGKKSGCGVDFLGDQGFADLGLRYGIYSGDEDDEEEEEDDGDGNDDGDDDEAAERGDRDGYEGRGKSASEGDFGEELQIQESGNVVSRKSKKGFGFSLNKKLGLLGAQALELRDVMVRKEEKRREREFGREKSSMDRQEKRKEMEFRREMRQSEREERVENRELELEERELMWARREFNKRLRLEREFEEERRRRRRMEERREEEEMEWRERLIGMQMEHEKAMMQMHAEAYQNQMQIVGVMARLVCQFFGSTHDALAGGLGGLPPQVLQNLQHHPGDLGDNGKPDANSPSEFM from the exons ATGAAGCGGAAGAAGTGGTCGGAGCTCGAAGAGCAGACCCTGCTCGACAAGTACTCGGAGTTCTCCAACTCCGGCGCCCTTTCCAAGCTCAAGACCCGGGAGAAGAAATTCAAGCCCATCGCCGACCACGTCAACGCCGTCCACCACCTCCAGGACCCCTCCGCCTTCCCCTTCAAGTGGTCCTGGCGCGACGTCTCCATCAAAGTCCAGAACATGCGCCACCAGTACCTTGGCGTCAAGCAGAAGATCAGGGTCTCCAACGACGAGTTCAACTGGAAGGACGGCGAGAACCACTGGGAGAACTTCCTCAGGTACAAGCAGGTCTTCGGGGATGTCGAATTGGAGGTGAAAGGTAAGAAATCGGGCTGCGGCGTAGATTTCTTGGGGGATCAGGGCTTCGCTGACCTAGGTTTGCGGTACGGGATCTATTCCGGAGACGAGGATgatgaagaggaggaagaagatgatggcGACGGCAACGATGATGGCGATGATGATGAGGCTGCTGAACGTGGGGATCGTGATGGGTACGAAGGCAGAGGAAAATCGGCCAGCGAGGGTGATTTCGGGGAAGAGTTGCAAATTCAAGAATCGGGAAATGTTGTGTCGAGGAAATCAAAGAAAGGTTTTGGCTTCAGCTTAAACAAGAAATTGGGGCTCTTAGGGGCGCAGGCATTGGAGCTGAGAGATGTCATGGTGAGGAAagaggagaagaggagagaAAGGGAGTTCGGGAGGGAGAAAAGCTCCATGGACAGACaagagaagaggaaggagaTGGAGTTTCGGAGAGAGATGAGGCAGAGCGAGAGGGAGGAGAGGGTGGAGAACAGAGAGCTGGAGTTGGAAGAGAGGGAGCTGATGTGGGCAAGAAGGGAATTCAACAAGAGGTTGAGGCTAGAAAGGGAATTCGAGGAAGagaggcggaggaggaggaggatggaaGAGcggagagaggaagaggagatggAATGGAGAGAGAGGTTGATAGGGATGCAAATGGAGCACGAGAAGGCTATGATGCAGATGCACGCGGAGGCCTATCAGAACCAAATGCAGATCGTCGGGGTTATGGCTCGGTTGGTCTGTCAGTTCTTTGGGTCGACACACGATGCCTTGGCTGGTGGACTTGGCGGGTTGCCCCCTCAGGTTTTACAGAATTTGCAGCATCATCCTGGGGATTTGGGAGATAATGGGAAGCCCGATGCTAATTCTCCCTCagaattcat GTAG
- the LOC116207659 gene encoding stress response protein NST1-like isoform X1, which produces MKRKKWSELEEQTLLDKYSEFSNSGALSKLKTREKKFKPIADHVNAVHHLQDPSAFPFKWSWRDVSIKVQNMRHQYLGVKQKIRVSNDEFNWKDGENHWENFLRYKQVFGDVELEVKGKKSGCGVDFLGDQGFADLGLRYGIYSGDEDDEEEEEDDGDGNDDGDDDEAAERGDRDGYEGRGKSASEGDFGEELQIQESGNVVSRKSKKGFGFSLNKKLGLLGAQALELRDVMVRKEEKRREREFGREKSSMDRQEKRKEMEFRREMRQSEREERVENRELELEERELMWARREFNKRLRLEREFEEERRRRRRMEERREEEEMEWRERLIGMQMEHEKAMMQMHAEAYQNQMQIVGVMARLVCQFFGSTHDALAGGLGGLPPQVLQNLQHHPGDLGDNGKPDANSPSEFIFSMPSD; this is translated from the exons ATGAAGCGGAAGAAGTGGTCGGAGCTCGAAGAGCAGACCCTGCTCGACAAGTACTCGGAGTTCTCCAACTCCGGCGCCCTTTCCAAGCTCAAGACCCGGGAGAAGAAATTCAAGCCCATCGCCGACCACGTCAACGCCGTCCACCACCTCCAGGACCCCTCCGCCTTCCCCTTCAAGTGGTCCTGGCGCGACGTCTCCATCAAAGTCCAGAACATGCGCCACCAGTACCTTGGCGTCAAGCAGAAGATCAGGGTCTCCAACGACGAGTTCAACTGGAAGGACGGCGAGAACCACTGGGAGAACTTCCTCAGGTACAAGCAGGTCTTCGGGGATGTCGAATTGGAGGTGAAAGGTAAGAAATCGGGCTGCGGCGTAGATTTCTTGGGGGATCAGGGCTTCGCTGACCTAGGTTTGCGGTACGGGATCTATTCCGGAGACGAGGATgatgaagaggaggaagaagatgatggcGACGGCAACGATGATGGCGATGATGATGAGGCTGCTGAACGTGGGGATCGTGATGGGTACGAAGGCAGAGGAAAATCGGCCAGCGAGGGTGATTTCGGGGAAGAGTTGCAAATTCAAGAATCGGGAAATGTTGTGTCGAGGAAATCAAAGAAAGGTTTTGGCTTCAGCTTAAACAAGAAATTGGGGCTCTTAGGGGCGCAGGCATTGGAGCTGAGAGATGTCATGGTGAGGAAagaggagaagaggagagaAAGGGAGTTCGGGAGGGAGAAAAGCTCCATGGACAGACaagagaagaggaaggagaTGGAGTTTCGGAGAGAGATGAGGCAGAGCGAGAGGGAGGAGAGGGTGGAGAACAGAGAGCTGGAGTTGGAAGAGAGGGAGCTGATGTGGGCAAGAAGGGAATTCAACAAGAGGTTGAGGCTAGAAAGGGAATTCGAGGAAGagaggcggaggaggaggaggatggaaGAGcggagagaggaagaggagatggAATGGAGAGAGAGGTTGATAGGGATGCAAATGGAGCACGAGAAGGCTATGATGCAGATGCACGCGGAGGCCTATCAGAACCAAATGCAGATCGTCGGGGTTATGGCTCGGTTGGTCTGTCAGTTCTTTGGGTCGACACACGATGCCTTGGCTGGTGGACTTGGCGGGTTGCCCCCTCAGGTTTTACAGAATTTGCAGCATCATCCTGGGGATTTGGGAGATAATGGGAAGCCCGATGCTAATTCTCCCTCagaattcat ATTTTCGATGCCGAGTGATTAG
- the LOC116207660 gene encoding uncharacterized protein At1g66480-like isoform X2, producing the protein MGNSIGGGRKRAKVMKVNGEVFKLKTPIRALEVVKDYPGHVLMDSEAVKHFGIRAQPMESQQELRPKKVYFLVELPKFPEHEKAPPRRVRSGINMTAKDRLECLMLSRRSVSDLAAARPSSGPMMLSDRGQQQQGREPMQVKLRIPRAQLAKLVEESEDGVDVADKILDLYMMNSSPQEPQVKPSLIGNKINVDSFRGHQVYHQYYYVNSLGEAPTNLG; encoded by the exons atggggAATAGCATaggaggaggaaggaagaGAGCAAAGGTGATGAAGGTTAACGGTGAAGTCTTCAAGTTGAAGACTCCGATCCGAGCTTTGGAGGTCGTCAAGGACTACCCTGGCCATGTCCTGATGGACTCGGAGGCAGTGAagcattttggtatcagagcacaGCCTATGGAATCGCAGCAGGAGCTCAGGCCAAAGAAGGTTTACTTCCTAGTGGAGTTGCCTAAGTTTCCTGAGCATGAAAAGGCTCCTCCTAGGAGGGTGAGGTCCGGCATAAACATGACCGCAAAGGACCGTCTCGAGTGTCTCATGTTGTCTCGGAGATCCGTATCTGACCTTGCAGCGGCCAGGCCGTCTTCAGGGCCGATGATGCTGTCTGACAGGGGCCAGCAGCAACAAGGCCGTGAACCGATGCAGGTGAAGTTGAGGATCCCGAGGGCCCAACTGGCTAAATTGGTGGAGGAGAGTGAAGATGGAGTGGATGTGGCTGACAAGATTCTTGATCTCTATATGATGAATTCCTCTCCCCAGGAACCTCAGGTTAAGCCCTCTCTAATTGGCAACAAGATCAATGTCGACAGCTTCAGGGGGCATCAG GTTTATCATCAATATTATTATGTAAATTCATTAGGAGAAGCACCCACCAACCTGGGGTAG
- the LOC116207560 gene encoding protease Do-like 7, whose product MGDSLERLGSEAVGIDAAMKDGSSSDLCMEIDGATPFRENVATAEDWRKALNQVVPAVVVLRTTACRAFDTEAAGASYATGFVVDKCRGIILTNRHVVKPGPVVAEAMFVNREEVPVHPIYRDPIHDFGFFRYDPDAIQFLKYEEIPLAPEAASVGLEIRVVGNDSGEKVSILAGTLARLDRDAPHYKKDGYNDFNTFYMQAASGTKGGSSGSPVIDWQGKAVALNAGSKSSSASAFFLPLERVVRALRFLQKGRNSYKDKWEAVPIPRGTLQVTFLHKGFDETRRLGLQSDTEQMVRQASPPGETGMLVVDSVVPGGPAHKHLEPGDVLVLMNGEVITQFLKMETLFDDCVGQKIELLIERGGTPMNVNLMVQDLHSITPDHFLEVSGGVIHPLSYQQARNFRFHCGLVYVAEPGYMLYRAGVPRHAIIKKFAGEEIAVLKDLISALSKLHKGARVPLEYVSYMDRHRRKSVLVTVDRHEWYAPPQIYTCDDTAGLWTTKPAFQLLPSLLPSHVNDVHQALGNQSMSSCGEATLMEHIHQDRSQDLIDGVASMETNDDHSSEDSHAQDESDTCKKKRRVEEDSSADGAMADYFLHNGRDIELKDTRNMENAAAMTDYHGATAQSANASYAEHVIEPTLVMFEVHVPPSCMVDGVHSQHFFGTGVIVYHSQDMGLVAVDKNTVAISVSDVMLSFAAFPIEIPGEVVFLHPVHNYALVAYDPKALGPAGASVVRAAELLPEPALRRGDSVYLVGLSRSLQATSRKSIVTNPCAALNIGSADCPRYRAINMEVIELDTDFGSAFSGVLTDERGRVQAIWGSFSTQLKYGCSSSEDHQFVRGIPVSTISQVVEKIVSGLKGPPLLINGVKRPMPLVRILEVELYPTLLSKARSFGLSDEWVQALVKKDPLRRQVLRVKGCLAGSKAENLLEQGDMVLAINKEPVTCFRDIENACQALDNNDNDNDGKLNMTIFRQGREIDLLVGTDVRDGNGTTRVVNWCGCIVQDPHPAVRALGFLPEEGHGVYVARWCHGSPVHRYGLYALQWIVEVNGKLTPDLDAFVSVTKELEHGQFVRVRTVHLNGKPRVLTLKQDLHYWTTWELRFDPDTAMWRRETIRAI is encoded by the exons ATGGGGGATTCTTTGGAGAGGCTGGGATCGGAGGCAGTTGGTATCGACGCTGCCATGAAAGACGGGAGCAGCAGCGACCTCTGCATGGAGATCGACGGAGCCACGCCCTTCAGGGAGAACGTGGCCACCGCCGAGGACTGGCGGAAGGCCCTTAATCAGGTTGTCCCCGCTGTCGTCGTGCTCCGGACCACCGCCTGCCGAGCTTTCGACACTGAAGCAGCTGGAGCCAGCTACGCCACCGGCTTTGTGGTCGATAAGTGCCGCGGGATCATCCTCACCAATCGCCATGTCGTCAAGCCTG GACCTGTAGTTGCGGAGGCTATGTTTGTTAACCGTGAGGAGGTTCCAGTACATCCCATATACAGAGATCCC ATCCATGATTTTGGCTTCTTTCGATATGATCCTGATGCCATACAATTTCTGAAATATGAAGAGATTCCTCTTGCTCCTGAGGCTGCATCTGTTGGATTAGAAATTAGGGTTGTTGGCAATGATAGTGGGGAAAAG GTCTCAATACTTGCTGGGACTCTTGCTCGCTTGGACAGGGATGCTCCTCATTACAAAAA GGATGGCTATAATGACTTCAACACATTCTACATGCAA GCTGCTTCTGGGACAAAAGGTGGTTCAAGTGGTTCTCCGGTGATTGATTGGCAAGGCAAGGCAGTGGCCCTGAATGCTGGAAGCAAGTCATCTAGTGCATCTGCGTTTTTTCTACCTTTAGAACGA GTCGTAAGGGCACTACGATTTCTCCAGAAGGGCAGAAACTCTTATAAGGATAAGTGGGAGGCTGTTCCTATACCCAGGGGTACACTTCAG GTTACCTTCCTTCACAAAGGATTTGATGAGACGCGCAGACTAGGTCTTCAGAGCGATACGGAGCAG ATGGTAAGGCAAGCTTCTCCTCCAGGGGAAACTGGAATGCTTGTTGTTGATTCTGTG GTACCAGGTGGTCCGGCACATAAGCATTTGGAGCCAGGTGATGTGCTTGTTCTCATGAATGGGGAA GTCATCACTCAGTTCCTGAAAATGGAGACTCTATTTGATGACTGTGTTGGTCAAAAGATTGAACTACTGATTGAGAGAGGTGGCACACCAATGAATGTAAACCTTATG GTTCAGGATTTGCACTCAATAACTCCTGACCACTTCCTGGAAGTAAGTGGTGGTGTAATACATCCTCTGTCATACCAACAG GCGAGAAATTTCCGGTTCCATTGCGGTCTCGTCTATGTTGCAGAACCAGG ATACATGCTTTACAGAGCTGGAGTTCCTCGTCATGCTATTATTAAGAAGTTTGCAGGCGAAGAAATTGCAGTACTTAAAGATCTGATTTCAGCTCTCTCTAAGTTACACAAGGGTGCTCGCGTGCCCTTGGAATATGTCAGTTACATGGATCGTCATCGTAGGAAg TCTGTTCTGGTCACGGTTGATCGTCATGAATGGTATGCTCCTCCACAAATATACACTTGTGATGACACTGCCGGACTCTGGACAACAAAGCCAGCTTTCCAGCTATTGCCTTCCTTACTTCCTTCTCATGTTAACGATGTTCATCAAGCCCTTGGAAATCAATCCATGTCGTCTTGTGGTGAAGCTACTTTGATGGAACACATCCACCAAGACAGGAGCCAAGATTTGATTGATGGTGTCGCGAGTATGGAAACAAATGATGACCATTCATCTGAGGATTCCCATGCTCAGGATGAATCAGATACTTGTAAGAAAAAACGGCGTGTAGAGGAGGATTCATCTGCTGATGGAGCTATGGCAGACTATTTTTTGCACAATGGTAGAGACATAGAGTTGAAGGACACAAgaaacatggaaaatgcagCAGCTATGACAGATTATCATGGTGCAACAGCTCAGTCTGCTAATGCTTCATATGCAGAGCATGTGATAGAGCCCACTCTTGTAATGTTTGAG GTGCATGTTCCACCATCGTGCATGGTAGATGGTGTCCATTCACAACATTTTTTCGGAACTGGTGTGATTGTATATCATTCTCAAGACATGGGATTGGTAGCAGTAGATAAAAACACTGTCGCTATATCTGTGTCTGATGTGATGCTGTCCTTTGCCGCTTTCCCTATCGAAATTCCTGGGGAG GTGGTTTTTCTCCATCCTGTGCATAATTATGCTCTTGTTGCCTATGACCCTAAGGCATTGGGGCCTGCTGGTGCTTCAGTTGTTCGTGCAGCTGAACTTCTTCCTG AGCCTGCTTTGCGGCGGGGAGATTCTGTGTATCTAGTGGGGCTGAGTAGAAGCCTTCAAGCAACATCAAGGAAATCAATCGTCACCAATCCTTGTGCAGCTCTAAATATTGGCTCAGCCGATTGTCCGAGATATAGAGCAATTAATATGGAAGTCATTGAACTTGACAcag ATTTTGGAAGTGCATTTTCTGGAGTGCTGACGGATGAGCGAGGACGAGTTCAGGCTATATGGGGAAGCTTTTCAACTCAG CTGAAATATGGGTGCAGTTCTTCTGAGGATCATCAATTTGTAAGGGGCATTCCAGTTTCTACTATTAGCCAAGTTGTTGAGAAAATTGTATCAGGTTTAAAGGGGCCACCTCTGTTGATAAATGGGGTCAAAAGGCCAATGCCGCTTGTTAGGATTTTGGAGGTCGAACTATATCCCACTTTGCTATCAAAGGCTCGGAGCTTTGGACTGAGTGATGAATGGGTTCAg GCGCTTGTCAAGAAAGATCCCCTCAGAAGGCAGGTTCTACGTGTTAAGGGCTGTTTGGCTGGTTCAAAAGCCGAGAATCTATTAGAGCAAGGAGACATGGTCTTAGCAATCAATAAAGAGCCTGTAACTTGTTTCCGTGATATAGAAAATGCTTGTCAGGCATTGGACAATAATGATAATGACAATGATGGGAAGCTCAACATGACCATCTTTCGGCAG GGACGTGAAATTGATCTTCTTGTGGGAACAGATGTGAGAGATGGGAATGGTACAACACGAGTGGTTAATTGGTGTGGATGTATAGTTCAAGATCCCCACCCAGCAGTACGTGCTCTTGGGTTTCTTCCTGAAGAGGGTCATGGAGTCTATGTCGCTAG GTGGTGTCATGGGAGTCCTGTGCACAGATATGGTCTTTATGCCCTTCAATGGATTGTTGAAGTCAATGGGAAATTGACTCCTGATCTGGATGCCTTTGTCAGCGTAACGAAG GAGCTGGAGCACGGACAATTTGTTAGAGTTCGGACAGTTCACTTGAATGGGAAGCCCCGAGTTCTAACACTGAAGCAAGACTTGCACTACTGGACTACGTGGGAGCTGAGATTTGATCCTGACACTGCCATGTGGCGGCGTGAGACGATCAGAGCAATATAG
- the LOC116207660 gene encoding uncharacterized protein At1g66480-like isoform X1 translates to MGNSIGGGRKRAKVMKVNGEVFKLKTPIRALEVVKDYPGHVLMDSEAVKHFGIRAQPMESQQELRPKKVYFLVELPKFPEHEKAPPRRVRSGINMTAKDRLECLMLSRRSVSDLAAARPSSGPMMLSDRGQQQQGREPMQVKLRIPRAQLAKLVEESEDGVDVADKILDLYMMNSSPQEPQVKPSLIGNKINVDSFRGHQKRVSFNMVEERETHHLAPLIDI, encoded by the exons atggggAATAGCATaggaggaggaaggaagaGAGCAAAGGTGATGAAGGTTAACGGTGAAGTCTTCAAGTTGAAGACTCCGATCCGAGCTTTGGAGGTCGTCAAGGACTACCCTGGCCATGTCCTGATGGACTCGGAGGCAGTGAagcattttggtatcagagcacaGCCTATGGAATCGCAGCAGGAGCTCAGGCCAAAGAAGGTTTACTTCCTAGTGGAGTTGCCTAAGTTTCCTGAGCATGAAAAGGCTCCTCCTAGGAGGGTGAGGTCCGGCATAAACATGACCGCAAAGGACCGTCTCGAGTGTCTCATGTTGTCTCGGAGATCCGTATCTGACCTTGCAGCGGCCAGGCCGTCTTCAGGGCCGATGATGCTGTCTGACAGGGGCCAGCAGCAACAAGGCCGTGAACCGATGCAGGTGAAGTTGAGGATCCCGAGGGCCCAACTGGCTAAATTGGTGGAGGAGAGTGAAGATGGAGTGGATGTGGCTGACAAGATTCTTGATCTCTATATGATGAATTCCTCTCCCCAGGAACCTCAGGTTAAGCCCTCTCTAATTGGCAACAAGATCAATGTCGACAGCTTCAGGGGGCATCAG AAACGGGTGAGTTTCAACATGGTGGAAGAAAGGGAAACCCATCATCTTGCCCCGCTTATCGATATATAG
- the LOC116207561 gene encoding leucine-rich repeat extensin-like protein 2 encodes MVPINMAFTTISDRATRASLLLILLLQISVTGKGSSDGVNNATISKKVDDVDQQAGTEGGVVNCGTCPCLNPCGQQQLPPPPPPPPPPPPPTTSLPPPPPATAYCTPSIPPPPRFIYTTGVPANGLYTTDTSDENAWDYFYSGAAARSTRLLILIQIMVFAVIMVILRYGMLLLMAIALPNQQLPVSMSQSSLPQQTSPYPNECPYPCLPQPTAIPPDTTICPPSALLPPPPPAQPSTQPPPVSQSHAPSYFYPPNGDGYVPYFLPPWYQNDAPPPPEPPCCLISHGITSIPSSSCILPHQQQIQWGLG; translated from the exons ATGGTCCCGATCAACATGGCATTTACGACAATTAGTGATCGGGCAACCCGAGCCAGCCTTCTTCTTATTCTCCTCCTTCAGATTTCGGTGACTGGAAAAGGATCATCTGATGGTGTCAATAATGCTACTATCTCCAAGAAGGTGGACGACGTGGACCAACAGGCTGGTACAGAAGGAGGTGTAGTCAATTGCGGGACGTGCCCTTGCTTGAACCCTTGTGGGCAGCAGCAGCTACCTCCccctccacctccacctccacctccacctcccCCGACGACATCACTGCCACCTCCCCCGCCAGCTACAGCATACTGTACTCCGTCAATTCCTCCACCTCCGAGGTTCATCTATACGACAGGCGTACCAGCAAACGGCCTGTACACTACTGATACTAGCGATGAGAATGCTTGGGACTATTTCTACTCAGGAGCTGCAGCACGAAGTACAAgacttttgattttgattcaGATCATGGTGTTTGCAGTCATCATGGTGATATTAAG ATATGGAATGCTTCTGCTGATGGCGATAGCATTACCGAATCAACAATTGCCGGTATCAATGTCGCAATCTTCTCTGCCTCAACAGACATCACCATACCCCAACGAATGTCCCTATCCTTGTCTTCCACAGCCTACCGCCATCCCACCAGATACTACTATCTGCCCGCCCTCAGCTCTCCTGCCACCACCGCCGCCTGCACAGCCATCAACACAGCCTCCTCCTGTCTCCCAGTCTCATGCTCCTTCCTACTTCTACCCGCCCAATGGTGACGGCTATGTACCTTATTTTCTGCCACCATGGTATCAGAACGACGCCCCGCCCCCACCCGAACCACCATGCTGCCTTATTTCCCATGGTATTACAAGCATCCCCTCTTCCAGCTGCATTCTTCCTCATCAGCAGCAGATACAGTGGGGTTTGGGTTAG
- the LOC116208117 gene encoding probable aquaporin NIP-type has product MAARRGEVEEEEISNIEEGVDNSPSPQTDLHLGCCAFSTVVTTAQKLLAEAVGTYFVIFAGCGSVAVNKIYGSVTFPGVCVTWGLIVMVMIYTVGHISGAHFNPAVTITLTVLRRFPLWVMLPYIAAQLLGSILASATLAGILDVTPKDYFGTVPVGSNGQSLMMEIIITFLLMFVICGVTTDKRAVNELGGMAVGMTILLNVLVAGPVSGASMNPARSLGPAIVKHNYQGIWVYILGPIIGALLGAGVYSLTRYTDKPLHEIAKSSSFLKKMSRNSP; this is encoded by the exons atggccGCAAGGAGAGGTGAAGTCGAGGAGGAAGAGATATCAAACATTGAAGAAGGTGTGGATAACTCTCCCTCCCCCCAGACCGATCTTCACTTGGGCTGCTGCGCCTTCTCCACTGTCGTAACCACTGCCCAAAAG TTGCTTGCCGAGGCGGTCGGTACCTACTTCGTGATATTTGCTGGTTGCGGTTCCGTTGCTGTGAATAAAATCTATGGGTCTGTGACCTTCCCTGGCGTCTGTGTGACGTGGGGTCTCATTGTCATGGTCATGATTTACACCGTGGGCCACATTTCCGGCGCCCACTTCAATCCCGCTGTCACCATCACTTTGACCGTGCTGCGCCGGTTCCCACTGTGGGTG ATGCTTCCATATATTGCGGCTCAGCTACTGGGGTCAATACTGGCCAGTGCCACACTAGCGGGGATTCTTGATGTGACTCCTAAAGATTACTTTGGGACAGTACCGGTCGGATCCAATGGCCAGTCACTGATGATGGAGATCATCATCACCTTCCTCTTGATGTTTGTCATCTGTGGTGTCACCACAGACAAGAGAGCT GTGAATGAGCTTGGCGGGATGGCTGTTGGGATGACCATTCTGCTCAATGTCCTTGTTGCCGG GCCTGTATCGGGAGCATCCATGAACCCTGCGAGGAGCCTAGGACCCGCCATTGTGAAACACAACTACCAAGGCATTTGGGTTTACATACTAGGGCCAATCATCGGGGCTTTGCTCGGGGCAGGTGTTTACAGCTTGACCAGATACACAGACAAGCCGCTCCATGAGATCGCAAAGAGCAGCTCTTTCCTGAAGAAGATGTCCAGGAACAGTCCATGA